From the Castor canadensis chromosome 9, mCasCan1.hap1v2, whole genome shotgun sequence genome, one window contains:
- the Arln gene encoding sarcoplasmic/endoplasmic reticulum calcium ATPase regulator ARLN — protein MEGSAAAADGPDGARERRSLSAPGRQEQNHEGVQPCRNGVPKHSYWLDLWLFILFDLVLFIFVYLLP, from the coding sequence ATGGAGGGGAGCGCAGCGGCTGCCGACGGTCCGGACGGTGCCCGGGAGCGGCGAAGCCTGTCCGCGCCTGGGAGGCAGGAGCAGAACCATGAGGGAGTTCAGCCCTGCCGGAACGGGGTGCCAAAGCATTCCTACTGGTTGGATCTGTGGCTCTTCATCCTCTTCGACCTGGTGTTATTTATTTTCGTCTATCTTTTGCCCTG